From the genome of Mustela lutreola isolate mMusLut2 chromosome 16, mMusLut2.pri, whole genome shotgun sequence, one region includes:
- the BICRA gene encoding BRD4-interacting chromatin-remodeling complex-associated protein isoform X1 has translation MAVPGRHAGPQKDTPQVPSWGPRVDLEWTPPPSLHDSFVAQALNDFLHGSEKLDGDDLLDNPGEAQSAFYEGPGLHVQEASGNHLSPEPTQPAPSVDLDFLEDAILGSPAAGGGGGGGGGADQPCDILQQSLQEANITEQTLEAEAELDLGPFQLPTLQPADGGAGPAGAGGAAAVAAGPQALFPGGPDLLGLQAPPTVLTHQALVPPQDVVNKALSVQPFLQPVGLGNVTLQPIPGLQGLPNGSPGGATAATLGLAPIQVVGQPVMALNPPTSQLLAKQVPVSGYLASAAGPSEPVTLASAGVSPQGAGLVIQKNLPTAVATTLNGNSVFGGAGAATAAAGGAPSGQPLAVAPGLGTSPLVPAPNVILHRTPTPIQPKPAGVLPPKLYQLTPKPFAPAGTTLTIQGEAGGLPQQPKAPQNLTFMAAGKAGQNVVLSGFPAPALQANVFKQPPATTTGAAPPQPPGALSKPMSVHLLNQGSSIVIPAQHMLPGQNQFLLPGAPAVQLPQTLSALPTNVGGQILAAAAPHAGGQLIANPILTNQNLAGPLSLGPVLAPHSGAHSAAHILSAAPIQVGQPALFQMPVSLAAGSLPTQSQPAPTGPAATTVLQGVTLPPSAVAMLNTPDGLVQPATPAATGEATPVLAVQTAPQAPPAVSTPLPLGLQQPPAQQQQQQQQQQQPPPPPPPQAPTPQAAAPPQATTPQPSPGLASSPEKIVLGQPPSAATTAILTQDSLQMFLPQERSQQPLSADGPHLSVPASVIVSAPPPAQDPAPSTPIAKGAGLGPQAPDSQASPAPAPQIPAAAPLKGPGPSSSPSLPHQAPLGDSPHLPSPHPARPPSRPPSRPHSRPPSQPQSLSRPPSEPTLHPCPPPQAPPTLPGIFVIQNQLGVPPPASTPAPAAPGPPQPPLCPPSQPPEGPLPPAPHLPPASTSSVAASTDVATRLPAPTPPDFQLQFPPSQGPHKSPTPPPTLHLVPEPAVPPPPPPRTFQMVTAPFPALPQPKALLERFHQVPSGIILQNKAGGAPAAPQTSANLGPLASPTASVLVSGQAPSGTPTAPSHPPAPAPMATAGLPPLLPAEGKAFASSLPTLSVAKAAAAGPGKSSGLQYESKMGSLKKTPALQPSKEACFLEHLHKHQGSVLHPDYKTAFPSFEDALHRLLPYHVYQGALPSPSDYHKVDEEFETVSTQLLKRTQAMLNKYRLLLLEESRRVSPSAEMVMIDRMFIQEEKTTLALDKQLAKEKPDEYVSSSRSLGLPIAASSEGHRLPGHGPAPSSVSGVPTQPPLHLPTKLVIRHGGAGGSPSVTWARASSSAASSLDADEDGPMPSRNRPPIKTYEARSRIGLKLKIKQEAGLSKVVHNTALDPVHQPPPPAALKAAEPPPRPPAPPPATGQMNGTMDHPPPATTDRKPTAAQAPHCPRLPLRKTYRENVEALGGGAGEGAGSVRARGSSPAQLPTKVDEATSGLIRELAAVEDELYQRMLKGAPPEPAASAGQGSGSRDPGWEAPPAKRRKSESPDVDQASFSSDSPQDDTLTEHLQSAIDSILNLQQAPGRTPAPPYPHAAPTAVSPASPAPLHRPEAYPPSSHNGGLGARTLNR, from the exons CTCCACGTGCAAGAAGCTTCTGGCAACCACTTGAGCCCAGAGCCCACGCAGCCGGCCCCCAGCGTGGACCTAGATTTCCTGGAGGATGCGATCCTGGGGTCACCGGCCGCAGGGGGCGGTGGCGGGGGCGGTGGCGGCGCCGACCAGCCCTGTGACATCCTCCAGCAGAGCCTCCAAGAGGCCAACATCACTGAGCAGACACTTGAGGCTGAGGCCGAGCTGGACCTGGGTCCCTTCCAGCTGCCTACCCTCCAGCCTGCGGATGGTGGAGCCGGCCCGGCCGGTGCTGGAGGGGCTGCTGCCGTGGCCGCTGGGCCCCAGGCCCTGTTCCCGGGCGGCCCGGACCTGTTGGGACTGCAGGCCCCGCCCACCGTGCTGACCCACCAGGCCCTGGTGCCGCCCCAGGATGTGGTCAACAAGGCCTTGAGTGTCCAGCCCTTCCTGCAGCCCGTGGGCCTGGGCAACGTGACCCTGCAGCCCATCCCAGGCCTCCAGGGTCTGCCCAACGGCAGCCCCGGGGGCGCCACGGCGGCCACGCTTGGCCTGGCCCCCATCCAGGTGGTGGGCCAGCCTGTCATGGCACTCAACCCGCCCACTTCCCAGCTCCTCGCCAAGCAGGTGCCTGTCAGCGGCTATCTGGCCTCGGCAGCCGGCCCATCAGAGCCCGTGACCTTGGCGTCTGCCGGCGTCTCGCCCCAGGGGGCTGGCCTAGTCATCCAGAAGAATCTCCCCACAGCTGTGGCCACCACGCTCAACGGGAACTCGGTgtttggaggggcaggggcagccacGGCGGCAGCCGGCGGGGCGCCCTCGGGGCAACCGCTGGCGGTGGCCCCTGGCCTTGGCACATCACCGCTGGTCCCAGCGCCCAACGTGATCCTGCATCGCACGCCCACACCCATCCAGCCGAAGCCCGCTGGCGTGCTGCCCCCCAAGCTCTACCAGCTGACACCCAAGCCCTTCGCTCCAGCGGGCACCACGCTCACCATCCAGGGCGAGGCGGGGGGCCTCCCACAGCAGCCCAAGGCCCCCCAGAACCTGACTTTCATGGCAGCAGGAAAGGCCGGCCAGAACGTGGTGCTGTCGGGCTTCCCCGCACCCGCGCTGCAGGCAAATGTCTTCAAGCAGCCTCCTGCCACCACCACCGGGgccgccccgccccagccccccgGGGCCCTGAGCAAGCCCATGAGCGTCCACCTCTTGAATCAAGGCAGCAGCATCGTCATCCCCGCGCAGCACATGCTGCCGGGCCAGAACCAGTTCCTGCTGCCGGGTGCGCCTGCCGTCCAGCTCCCCCAGACGCTCTCGGCCTTGCCCACCAACGTTGGCGGGCAGATCCTGGCAGCCGCGGCCCCACACGCGGGCGGACAGCTCATCGCAAACCCCATTCTCACCAACCAGAACCTGGCGGGGCCACTGAGCCTGGGCCCCGTGCTGGCCCCCCACTCCGGGGCCCACAGTGCCGCCCACATCCTCTCGGCTGCCCCCATCCAGGTGGGCCAGCCAGCACTCTTCCAGATGCCTGTGTCGCTGGCCGCGGGCAGTCTGCCCACGCAGAGCCAGCCGGCCCCCACCGGCCCTGCCGCCACGACTGTCCTCCAGGGCGTCACTCTGCCCCCCAGTGCCGTGGCCATGCTCAACACCCCCGACGGGCTGGTACAGCCGGCCACCCCTGCCGCCACGGGGGAGGCCACACCTGTTCTTGCGGTGCAGacagccccccaggcacccccggcGGTCAGCACCCCTCTGCCTTTGGGCCTCCAGCAGCCACCagcgcagcagcagcagcagcagcagcagcagcagcagccgccgccaCCACCGCCCCCGCAGGCCCCTACCCCTCAGGCCGCCGCCCCGCCTCAGGccaccaccccccagcccagcccaggcctggcGTCCAGCCCAGAGAAGATCGTCCTGGGACAGCCGCCCTCTGCCGCCACCACGGCCATCCTCACTCAGGACTCCCTGCAGATGTTCCTGCCCCAG GAGAGGAGCCAGCAGCCCCTCTCCGCAGACGGCCCCCACCTCTCCGTGCCCGCCTCGGTCATAGTCAGCGCCCCGCCTCCCGCCCAAGACCCAGCCCCGAGCACCCCCATCGCCAAAGGAGCTGGCCTCGGCCCTCAGGCCCCCGACAGCCAGGCTTCCCCAGCGCCGGCCCCCCAG atCCCGGCAGCGGCTCCGCTGAAGGGCCCAGGCCCCTCCTCGTCCCCGTCACTACCTCACCAGGCCCCTCTGGGAGACAgcccccacctgccctccccacatCCTGCCAGGCCTCCCTCCCGACCCCCCTCTCGACCCCActcccgccctccctcccagccccagagctTGTCCCGCCCACCCTCAGAGCCCACCCTGCACCcttgccccccgccccaggcaccccccactctgcctggcaTCTTTGTTATCCAGAACCAGCTGGGAGTCCCCCCACCTGCCAgcaccccagcccctgctgccccgggcccaccccagccccccttGTGCCCCCCATCCCAACCCCCTGAGGGGCCGctgcccccagctccccacctccctcccgcCTCCACATCCTCTGTCGCGGCCTCCACGGATGTGGCCACCAGGCTGCCAGCCCCTACGCCCCCTGACTTCCAGCTCCAGTTCCcgcccagccaggggccccacaaGTCCCCCACGCCCCCTCCGACCCTCCACCTGGTCCCTGAGCCCGCCGtgccccccccaccgcctcctcGGACCTTCCAGATGGTGACTGCCCCCTTCCCGGCGCTGCCCCAGCCGAAGGCTCTTCTGGAGAGGTTTCACCAG GTGCCGTCCGGAATCATTCTCCAGAACAAGGCCGGGGGGGCCCCCGCCGCCCCGCAGACCTCCGCCAACCTGGGGCCCCTCGCCAGCCCCACTGCCTCTGTGCTGGTCAGCGGGCAGGCCCCATCTGggacccccaccgcccccagccATCCCCCTGCCCCGGCACCCATGGCCACTGCAG gcctccctcccctgcttcctgcCGAGGGCAAAGCTTTTGCCAGCAGCCTCCCGACCCTGAGTGTGGCCAAGGCCGCCGCCGCCGGGCCAGGGAAGTCCTCCGGGCTGCAG TATGAGAGCAAGATGGGCAGTCTGAAGAAAACCCCGGCCCTGCAGCCTAGCAAAGAGGCCTG tTTCCTGGAACATTTGCACAAACATCAGGGCTCCGTCCTGCACCCTGACTACAAGACAGCCTTCCCCTCCTTTGAGGACGCCCTGCATCGCCTCCTTCCCTACCATGTCTACCAGGgtgcactcccctcccccagcgaCTACCACAAAG TGGATGAGGAGTTTGAGACCGTGTCCACGCAGCTGCTGAAACGCACCCAGGCCATGCTCAATAAATACCGCCTCCTGCTCCTGGAGGAGTCCCGG AGGGTGAGCCCCTCCGCGGAGATGGTGATGATCGACCGAATGTTCATTCAGGAGGAGAAGACCACCCTTGCCTTGGACaaacagctggccaaggagaagCCCG ACGAGTATGTGTCTTCCTCGCGCTCTCTTGGCCTCCCCATCGCTGCCTCTTCCGAGGGACACCGGCTCCCTGGCCACGGCCCAGCACCATCCTCAGTGTCCGGGGTCCCCACCCAGCCGCCTCTGCACCTGCCAACCAAGCTGGTGATTCGGCACGGTGGGGCGGGTGGCTCCCCTTCGGTGACCTGGGCTCGGGCATCCTCCTCCGCTGCCTCCTCCTTGGATGCTGATGAGGACGGTCCCATGCCCTCCCGCAACCGGCCTCCTATCAAGACCTATGAGGCCCGCAGCCGCATCGGCCTCAAGCTCAAGATCAAGCAGGAAGCCGGGCTCAGCAAGGTCGTCCACAACACCGCGCTGGACCCCGTGCAccagcccccgccccctgctGCCCTCAAGGCAGCGgagcccccaccccggccccccgCGCCACCCCCTGCCACGGGCCAGATGAACGGCACAATGGACCACCCGCCGCCTGCCACCACTGACCGCAAGCCCACCGCGGCCCAGGCCCCCCACTGTCCCCGGCTGCCCCTCCGGAAGACGTACCGCGAGAACGTGGAGGCCCTGGGTggcggggccggggagggggccgGGAGCGTCAGGGCCCGGGGCAGCAGCCCCGCGCAGCTGCCCACCAAAGTGGACGAGGCCACCAGCGGGCTCATCCGCGAGCTGGCCGCGGTGGAGGACGAGCTGTACCAGCGCATGCTGAAGGGGGCGCCCCCGGAGCCCGCGGCCAGCGCCGGGCAGGGCAGCGGCAGCCGGGACCCCGGCTGGGAGGCGCCCCCAGCCAAGCGGCGCAAGTCCGAGTCGCCCGACGTGGACCAGGCCAGCTTCTCCAGCGACAGCCCGCAGGACGACACGCTCACGGAACACCTCCAGAGCGCTATCGACAGCATCCTGAACCTCCAGCAGGCCCCGGGGCGGACACCTGCACCCCCATATCCCCACGCCGCCCCGACAGCCGTCTCGCCTGCCTCCCCGGCGCCCCTGCACAGGCCAGAGGCCTACCCGCCCTCCAGTCACAACGGTGGCCTCGGCGCCAGGACGTTGAACAGATAA